From the Schistocerca piceifrons isolate TAMUIC-IGC-003096 unplaced genomic scaffold, iqSchPice1.1 HiC_scaffold_808, whole genome shotgun sequence genome, the window ttggacgcctcccatcctgatgcagatgcctcctgcactgacttgcacacctcccatactgatgcagatgcctcctgcactgatgtGGATGcgtcccatcctgatgcagatgcctccttcactgacttgttcacctcccatcctgatgcagatgcctcctgcactgtgttgggcacctcccatcctgatgcagatgcctcctgcactgagttggacacctcccatcctgatgcagatgcctcctgcactgacttggacgtgtcccatcctgatgcagatgcctccttcactgacttggacgcctcccatcctgatgcagatgcctcctgcactgacgtgGACATCTCCCATCCTGACGCAGATGTCTCCTTCACTGACTtagacgcctcccatcctgatgcagatgcctcctgcactgagttggacacctcccatcctgatgcagatgcctcctgcactgatttggacgcctcccatcctgatgcagatgaacCCTTCCTGACTTCGATGCCTCCCATCCTGGTGCAGGTGCCTCCTTAACTTACTTggatgcctcccatcctgatgcagatgcctcctgcactgacttggacgcctcccatcccgatgcagatgcctcctgcactgatttGGATGCCTCCCACACTGATGCAGATGCCTtctgcactgacttggacacctcccattctgatgcagatgcctcctgcactgagttggacgcctcccatcctgatgcagatgcctactgcactgagttggacacctcccatcctgatgcagatgaacCCATCACTGACTTCGATGCcttccatcctgatgcagatgcctcctgcactgagttggacacctcccatcctgatgcagatgcttcctgcactgacttggacgcctcccatcctgatgcagatgtctccttcactgacttggacgcctcccatcctgatgcagatgcctcctgcactgacgtcGACACCTCCCATccagatgcagatgcctcctgcactgacttggacacctcccatcctgatgcagatgaacccttcactgacttcgatgcctcccatcctgatgcaggtgcctccttaacttacttggatgcctcccatcctgatgcagatgcctcctgcactgacttggacgcctcccatcctaatgcagatgcctcctgcactgatttggatgcctcccatactgatgcagatgcctgctgcactgacttggacacctcccactctgatgcagatgcctcctgcactgagttgtacgcctcccatcctgatgcagatgcctcctgcactgagttggacacctcccatcctgatgcagatgcctccttcactgagttggacgcctcccatcctgatgcagatgtctccttcactgacttggacgcctcccattctgatgcagatgcctcctgcactgagttggatacctcccatcctgatgcagatgcctcctgcactgacttggacgcctcccatcctgatgctgATGCCTCCTccactgacttggacacctcccatcctgatgcagatgcctccttaacttacttggatgcctcccatcctgatgcagatgcatcctgcactgacttggacacctcccatcctgatgcagatgcctccttcactgacttggacgcctcccatcctgatgcagatgcctcctgcactgagttggacacctcccatcctgatgcagatgcctcctgcactgatttGGACGCCTCGCATACTGATGCAGATGCCTGcttcactgacttggacacctcccatcctgatgcagatgcctcgtgcactgagttggacgcctcccatcctgatgcagatgcctctgcactgagttggacacctcccatcctgatgcagatgcctcctgcactgacttggacgcctcccatcctgatgcagatgcctccttcactgacttggacgcctcccatcctgatgcagatgcctcctgcactgacgtgGACATCTCCCATCCTGACGCAGAtgtctccttcactgacttggacgcctcccatcctgatgcagatgcctcctgcactgagttggacacctcccatcctgatgcagatgcctcctgcactgatttggacgcctcccatcctgatgcagatgaacccttcactgacttcgacgcctcccatcctgatgcaggtgcctccttaacttacttggatgcctcccatcctgatgcagatgcctcctgcactgacttggacgcctcccatcctgatgcagatgcctcgtgcactgagttggacacctcccatcctgatgcagattgtcctgcactgagttggacacctcccatcctgatgcagatgcctcctgcactgatttggacgcctcccatcctgatgcagatgcctccttcactgacttggacgcctcccatcctgatgcagatgcctcctgcactgacgtgGACATCTCCCATCCTGACGCAGAtgtctccttcactgacttggacgcctcccatcctgatgcagatgcctcctgcactgagttggacacctcccatcctgatgcagatgcctcctgcactgatttggacgcctcccatcctgatgcagatgaacCCTTCGCAGACTTcgatgcctcccatcctgatgcaggtgcctccttaacttacttggatgcctcccatcctgatgcagaagcctcctgcactgacttggatgcctcccatactgatgcagatgccttctgcactgacttggacacctcccattctgatgcagatgcctcctgcactgagttggacgcctcccatcctgatgcagatgcctactgcactgagttggacacctcccatcctgatgcagatgaacCCATCACTGACTTCGATGCcttccatcctgatgcagatgcctcctgcactgagttggacacctcccatcctgatgcagatgcctcctgcactgacttggacgcctcccatcctgatgcagatgtctccttcactgacttggacgcctcccatcctgatgcagatgcctcctgcactgacgtcGACACCTCCCATccagatgcagatgcctcctgcactgacttggacacctcccatcctgatgcagatgaacccttcactgacttcgatgcctcccatcctgatgcaggtgcctccttaacttacttggatgcctcccatcctgatgcagatgcctcctgcactgacttggacgcctcccatcctgatgcagatgcctcctgcactgagttggacgcctcccatcctgatgcagatgcctcctgcactgagttggacacctcccatcgtgatgcagatgcctccttcactgagttggacgcctcccatcctgatgcagatgtctccttcactgacttggacgcctcccatcctgatgcagatgcctcctgcactgagttggacacctcccatcctgatgcagatgcctcctgcactgacttggacgcctcccatcctgatgctaATGCCTCCTccactgacttggacacctcccatcctgatgcagatgcctccttaacttacttggatgcctcccatcctgatgcagatgcatcctgcactgacttggacacctcccatcctgatgcagatgcctccttcactgacttggacgcctcccatcttgatgcagatgcctcctgcactgagttggacacctcccatcctgatgcagatgcctcctgcactgatttGGACGCCTCCCATACTGATGCAGATGCCTGCTacactgacttggacacctcccatcctgatgcagatgcctcgtgcactgagttggacgcctcccatcctgatgcagatgcctcctgcactgagttggacacctcccatcctgacgcagatgcctcctgcactgacttggacgcctcccatcctgatgcagatgcctccttcactgacttggacgcctcccatcctgatgcagatgcctcctgcactgacgtgGACATCTCCCATCCTGACGCAGAtgtctccttcactgacttggacgcctcccatcctgatgcagatgcctcctgcactgagttggacacctcccatcctgatgcagatgcctcctgcactgacttggacgcctcccatccttatgcagatgcctcctgcactgagttggacacctcccatcctgatgcagatgcctcctgcactgacttggacgcctcccatcctgatgcagatgcctccttaacttacttggatgcctcccttcctgatgcagatgcctcctgaaCTGACTTGGATGCCTCCCATcttgatgcagatgcctcctgcactgacgtcGACACCTCCCATccagatgcagatgcctcctgcactgacttggacacctcccatcctgatgcagatgaacccttcactgacttcgatgcctcccatcctgatgcaggtgcctccttaacttacttggatgcctcccatcctgatgcagatgcctcctgcactgacttggacgcctcccatcctgatgcagatgcctcctgcactgatttggatgcctcccatactgatgcagatgcctgctgcactgacttggacacctcccactctgatgcagatgcctcctgcactgagttggacgcctcccattctgatgcagatgcctcctgcactgagttggacacctcccatcctgatgcagatgcctccttcagTGACTTGGACgactcccatcctgatgcagatgcctccttcactgacttggacgcctcccatccagatgcagatgcctcctgcactgacttggacgcctcccatactgatgcagatgcctcctgcactgatttggatgcctcccatactgatgcagatgcctcctgcactgacttggacacctcccattCTGATGCAGAttcctcctgcactgagttggacgcctcccatcctgatgcagatgcctcctgcactgagctggacgcctcccatcctgatgcagatgcctccttcactgacttggacgcctcccatcctgatgcagatgcctccttaacttacttggatgcctcccatcctgatgcagatgcctcctgcactgacttggacacctcccatcctgatgcagatgcctccttcactgacttggacgcctcccatcctgatgcagatgcctcctgcactgagttggacacctcccatcctgatgcagatgcctcttgCACTGATTTGGACCCCTCCCATACTGATGCAGATGCCtgctgcactgacttggacacctcccatcctgatgcagatgcctcctgcagtgAGTTGGACGCCTctcatcctgatgcagatgcctcctgcactgagttggacaccttccatcctgatgcagatgcctcctgcactgacttggacgtctccaatcctgatgcagatgcctccttcactgacttggacgcctcccatcctgatgcagatgcctcctgcactgacgtggacacctcccatcctgatgcagatgtctccttcactgacttggacgcctcccatcctgatgcagatgcctcctgcactgagttggacacctcccatcctgatgcagatgcctcctgcactgacttggacgcctcccatcctgatgcagatgcctccttcactgacttggacgcctcccatcctgatgcacatGCCTCCTTCACAGACTTggatgcctcccatcctgatgcagatgcctcctgcaccaGCTTGGGTGCCTCCCACCTTGACGCAGATGCCTTCTGtactgacttggacacctcccatactgatgcagatgtctgctgcactgacttggacacctcccattctgatgcagatgcctcctgcactgagttggacgcctcccatcctaatgcagatgcctcctgcactgagttggacacctcccatcctgatgcagatgcctcctgcactgacttggacgcctcccatcctgatgcagatgcctccttaacttacttggatgcctcccttcctgatgcagatgcctcctgcactgacttggacacctcccatccagATGCAGATGcgtccttcactgacttggacgcctcccatcctgatgcagatgcctcctgcactgagttggacacctcccatgctgatgcagatgcctcctgcactgacttggacgcctcccatcctgatgcaggtgcctccttcactgacttggacgcctcccatcctgatgcagatgcctccttaacttacttggatgcctcccttcctgatgcagatgcctcctgcactgacttggacacctcccatcctgatgcagatgcctccttcactgacttggacgcctcccatcctgatgcagatgcctcctgcactgagttggacacaTCCCATCCTGATGccgatgcctcctgcactgagttggacgcctcccatactgatgcagatgcctgctgcactgacttggacacctcccatcccgatgcagatgcctcctgcactgagttggacgcctcccatcctgatgcagatgcctcctgcactgagttggacacctcccatcctgatacggatgcctcctgcactgacttggacgcctcccatcctgatgcagatgcctccttcactgacttggacgcctcccatcctaatgcagatgcctccttcactgacttggacgcctcccatcctaatgcagatgcctcctgcaccaGCTTGGGTgcctcccaccttcacgcagatgCCTTCTGtactgacttggacacctcccatactgatgcagatgcctgctgcactgacttggacacctcccattctgatgcagatgcctcctgcactgagttggacgcctCTCATCCTGACGCAGATGcttcctgcactgagttggacacctcccatcctgatgcagatgcctcctgcactgacttggacgcctcccatcctgatgcagatgcctcaatcactgacttggacgcctcccatcctgatgcagatgcctccttcacttacttggatgcctcccatcctgatgcagatgcctcctgcactgacttggacacctcccatcctgatgcagatgcctccttcactgacttggacgtctcccatcctgatgcagatgcctcctgcactgagttggacgcctcccatcttgatgcagatgcctcctgcactgatttGGACGCCTCCCACACTGATGCAGATGCCTGCTGCACTGACTTGGAcatctcccatcctgatgcagatgcctcctgcactgatttggacgcctcccatcctgatgcagatgcctcctgcactgagttggacacctcccatcctgatgcagatggctcctgcactgacttggacgcctcccatcctgatgcagatgcctccttcactgacttggacgcctcccatcctgatgcagatgcctcctacactgagttggacgcctcccatcctgatgcagatgcctcctgcactgagttggacacctcccatcctgatgcagatgcctccttcactgacttggacgcctcccatcctgatgcagatgcctcctgcactgagttggacacctcccatcctgatgcagatgcctcctgcactgatttGGACGCCTCCcatactgatg encodes:
- the LOC124770369 gene encoding uncharacterized protein LOC124770369, with protein sequence MGGVQVSGGGISIRMGGVQEASASEWEASKSVKETSASGWEASNSVKEASASGWEVSNSVQEASASGWEAYNSVQEASASEWEVSKSVQQASASVWEASKSVQEASALGWEASKSVQEASASGWEASK
- the LOC124770370 gene encoding chitinase-like protein PB1E7.04c, coding for MGGVQVSEGGTCIRMGGVQVSAGGICISMGGVQLSAGGICIRMGGVQVSEGRICIWMGGVQVSAGGICIRKGGIQEASALGWEASNSVQEASASEWEVSKSVQQTSASVWEVSKSVQKASASRWEAPKLVQEASASGWEASKSVKEACASGWEASKSVKEASASGWEASKSVQEASASGWEVSNSVQEASASGWEASKSVKETSASGWEVSTSVQEASASGWEASKSVKEASASGLETSKSVQEASASGWKVSNSEASASGWEVSKSVQQASASVWEGSKSVQEASASGWEVSNSVQEASASGWEASKSVKEASASGWEVSKSVQEASASGWEASNSVQEASASGWEASNSVQEESASEWEVSKSVQEASASVWEASKSVQEASASVWEASKSVQEASASGWEASKSVKEASASGWESSKSLKEASASGWEVSNSVQEASASEWEASNSVQEASASEWEVSKSVQQASASVWEASKSVQEASASGWEASKSVQEASASGWEASKMGGVQVSAGGICIWMGGVDVSAGGICIKMGGIQVSSGGICIRKGGIQVS
- the LOC124770372 gene encoding proline-rich extensin-like protein EPR1 codes for the protein MPPFLMQMPPALTWTPPILMQMPPSLTWTPPILMQMPPALSWTHPILMPMPPALSWTPPILMQMPAALTWTPPIPMQMPPALSWTPPILMQMPPALSWTPPILIRMPPALTWTPPILMQMPPSLTWTPPILMQMPPSLTWTPPILMQMPPAPAWVPPTFTQMPSVLTWTPPILMQMPAALTWTPPILMQMPPALSWTPLILTQMLPALSWTPPILMQMPPALTWTPPILMQMPQSLTWTPPILMQMPPSLTWMPPILMQMPPALTWTPPILMQMPPSLTWTSPILMQMPPALSWTPPILMQMPPALIWTPPTLMQMPAALTWTSPILMQMPPALIWTPPILMQMPPALSWTPPILMQMAPALTWTPPILMQMPPSLTWTPPILMQMPPTLSWTPPILMQMPPALSWTPPILMQMPPSLTWTPPILMQMPPALSWTPPILMQMPPALIWTPPILMQMPPALSWTPPILMQMPPALSWTPPILMQMPPALTWTPPILMQMPPSLTWTPPILMQMPPSLTWTPPILMQMPPAPAWVPPTLTQMPSVLTWTPPILMQMPAALTWTPPILMQMPPALSWTPPILMQIPHALSWTPPILMQMPPALTWPPPILMQMPPSLTWTPRILMQMPP